The sequence caaattccaggacaatttggagatcttacaacatctcatatgtttggatttgagacgcaagtgaaagataaatactcggaggacataattgggttgatactgcggctggggccatcatggatgccttggttgattcgatagactattttactcaaacttcaggacaatttggagatcttacaacatctcaaatgcctggattcgagacgcaagtggaagataaatactcggaggacataattgggttgatactgcggctggggccatcatggatgccttggttgattcgatagactattttactcaaacttcaggacaatttggagatcttacaacatctcaaatgtctggatttgagacgcaagtgaaagataaatactcggaggacataattgggttgataccgcggtatgggacatcatggaagccttggtggatacggtagaccatttgattcaaattccagaacaatttggagatcttacaacatctcaaacgtttggatttgagacacaagtgaaagataaatactcggaggacataattgggttgaaaccgcggtatgggacatcatggaagccttggttgattcggtagaccatttgattcaaacttcaggacaatttggacatcttacaacatctcaaatgcctggatttgagacgcaagtggaagataaatactcggaggacataattgggttgataccgcggtatgggacatcatggaagccttggttgattcggtagaccatttgattaaaattccaggacaatttggagatcttacaacatctcatatgtttggatttgagacgcaagtgaaagacaaatactcggaggacataattgggttgatactgcggctggggccATCATGGgtgctttggttgattcgatagattattttactcaaacttcaggacaatttggagatcttacaacatctcaaatgcctggatttgagacgcaagtgaaagataaatactcagaggacataattgggttgataccgcggtatgggacatcatggaagccttggttgattcggttgaccatttgattcaaactccaggacaatttggagatcctagaacatcataatttattatcacacatgtttcgtatatagtttacatttattttaacaagttcacagtagacaacatgcttgaaaacattttctgaagcttcatacatcctgtagcataaagtggttcctaaaggcaccgaattatcatcgtatgcatagtagggatgctcaaaatgtgttcttatgttccaggtgatgtcttttatttgttattttatcatttccatcatcactatatgaatagatatcatttttggtaatgaaatataagtatatctccaaaatcgcatttttctaaatccgttgctttactcccacagctctagtgaaaaattgaacacccctagatacaatattttgcaatgtccagaaactagaagagatggctaagaggttggtgaaaaaactgagaaaaccggttgaaaaaccactgagatatagtcatttgaaaatttagttacaacgattttctgaacgaatgtatccgcgtaagtttttttagCGAATCAATCCTAGTGTTAAGGATGTGTTGAAAGCATCGCTCATCGCACGACGAGAAAACAATTGGGAAAACTCACTTGGCATCAATGGATAGAACTGGTGGCTTCGCTCTCTCGGATCTCATCTCACTCGTCTTCCTGCctgttaaccctttataaggcagacgaatctaaacaataaattaacaaaaacaacaataggacacaatgttgacatggtattaaacttaAATATATATTTGTTATACATtgaacagttcagaaacattgaaaaattggtggcaatatagttgccactgcccggcaagcgggaaaacaggtaacaacaaaaataaataaaagatttttaaaaattaggttttacgtaaaaccagtcaaatcaaggcacgttacattttttggtgaagagtcctagtcgaAAAACGCATCAtaagtgaaaacaaaatttgcgCTTTTGTTTCCCAGCCCTTGAAAAAAAagacaatttcgtcaaaaatccaaaaaccaaatatacagaagggcaaagcttttttcacgctaatcacgtaatGATCTATCACAGGAGactcaaaataattaataccaacgggaaaaatatagctttgttgtttttaacgaattttaactgaaaatccttcttccactcgaaacttactatctgttcgtaaaaaaaactgttctcaaatggacatttcaatttttttatggctcaaattcatctggggtgttactaggaagcaaataaagccactacatgggaaataataagtagagctcttttcaataaataaaaaacatataatttgttggtggcaatatagttgcaactgccttataaagggttaacaaCCAAGCCTTCCAAACAGTCGGAACGCTATTTTAAAATCGCTTTATCTCAGCCGTTagtgaaccgatttgaacaactTACTCACAAATTTTCCCGTCCTCCAAGATTTGTCTGAGACGTTGAGTCCACCTATCGAACCAAGATTATCATTTCGGGACCTAAAACGTCGGAGCAAGTcgagattttcatacaaattgcgtGGTGTGTAGGTTTCTAATTGTGACGAAATATTTTCTTAGATTCTGCCGAGATATTGTGATGTCAAAAGTTCCGCATTCATTCAAACCGATTTCATTCAAACCATGTGTAGACAATGTCTAATCACTACTCGCTAAATGCACATACGTTTCGGATTGGGCTTTCTGGAAGCAATCTCTTTGTCTGCGGCAACTATCAGGAGCACGTCGAGCATGTCGTGTGGAGGTCCGTCGAGCATCGTGAAACCAGGTCTTAGTTGACTCAAACTGTCCGGGTCCGACGAAAACAAATAAAAGCTGTAGAGAAGAGTTGGCGGACCTTGATTTAGAGTATATGAACCTTATCTATCTGTTTTTGAAAGCGATTGATGTTAGAATTTGATTCTTTATGTGTCCCATGTCTGTAGCATTTCCCATTTAAAATGTCGTTgtctcctttttttctttttgtttctcTTCCATCACATCAAGTCAACAACAACGcaatcaataattttaaaacccGAAAGCCCCTCCTTTTCCTATTGTGTATTTGTGATCCATAACCTTGAGTCAGTCGCCTGTATGTCGGCCACCCAAACTAGCTCTAGTTGTAAGAGGAATCACAAGAGTTGTAAAATGAATTGTAcaaaataaaacatatatccGACTCCGAAACGCCAAATGAGCCTTCTAAATAAAcccaagatttaaaaaaaaaatctttcagatattcctccaggaattcctccctatgttccttcaggaattcctccctatattctttctggatttcttccggatatttttcacaaattcctccggacatttctccaagaattttgctaggaattcttccggatatttctctaagaattcttaaacatattccttcgaatattcatccaagaattcatccagataTTTTTCCAAGTATTCCTTTGAACATTTCTTTAGAAAGTCTTcctgatattcctccagaatatTTCTCCAAGAACTTCTCCGTGTATTccaccaggatttccttcgtatattcctccaggaatttaacCGGACATTTCTTTAGAAAGCCTTCCTGATGCtctcttccggatattcctccaggaattcctaccaattttccttcaaatattccttcggatattcttccaggatttcgtccgaatattcgtccaagaattcatccgaacaTTCCGAACAACTACACTGaattttcttccaggaattcgtccggatattcttcctaatattcctccaaatatttcgCCGAATATTCCTTCCTGACTAGGTCCGGAAATtcgttcaagaatttcttcggatattcctccaggagttcctcccgatattctcccaggaattcttttggagaaatatctggaatcCAGAAtctgaaattcttggaggaatatcagAACGAATTCATAGTGGAATATACATACgacgaattcctgatggaatatctataggaattcctggtggaatatccggaagaattcctgaaggtttgtccaaaggaatacctgaaggaatatctggaggaactccttgaggaatattaaaaggaattcctggagtactACATGGACAAATGTGTGTTGACCTTAATCCTGAAATAAAAAACACATAAACAaccaaattcctggaggaatatccggacgaattccttgaagaatatccggagaaataaaaactactggaggaatatccgaacgaattccttgaggaatatctggacgaactcctggaggaatatccagagcaTTGTCCGGAGGAAAATCcagaggaatatccagaggaattcctggaggaatatctgatggaggaatatttggatgtacattcaaagttaattgcctatatgccgggtattaagccacccggagtggaaattaattactatgtcttgCTTGCTTACTgtatatgtacaacatgtgatagatttagttcggagaaggtattggagggtaaccgccccttcggtgggctttgatcccacgaccccagttcgcatgacaggtgctttccctactaagctacgaaagacctccgtcgtccaccgcagcttagcgggtactgatgaaaccaaattcccagcaccaggtaccagccgatctctcgcaatacattttcagaactaactctctcatatgtgtttttgtacacatgccaaccaagtaggatgagtatttagtattgtccggctcctacacacttgcttcatcagcaacggcgctcaatgaagtagagttgtgtgaggttgtaccagtttggtcgtccgatcccgacccgaccacacaagcgaagagagatcgccactcgaaatcaattttcaaccacccctcccccccatgtggcttatcgtggtcatttggcagaccctcCCCTCCTCCCTCCCTATGACCATGTGGTTTTTtctcaagtacaaaaattaaaaaaaaaaaccctatgtaactaaaacatatggttaaaccGATCAactttgaagatggacaatttcaactgattcaaaatcaaactgagCCCAGCatggaaaatataaattttcatgaattcgaacattttgatgatgttatcatgatgtaatgtgtatcgggtattaggatatctcGCACTCgtacaccttcgatgcatcaggaggacacaaaaaaatgtggactcgcgaatatgttaaaaaatttcgagaaaaaattgtaatggtttagaaattttccaaaatatctctatatcattaattttttttttaatttttttattagtgattttttttaaataattataaagttcatgtctgaggtactggaaattcttaagatatattaacctcagcgaagcatctgaactgaactcttacaacatcagagaatcacaaagttaatatgtaatcttagagatgcaaataaaacctcctactgttgtttattttgagtagcattcctgtagaaattccagttTTGCTTTCAGAACCATCAAATTGGATTACATTCCAATATTAACAGGTATTAACAGGtttcagtataaattagaaaaaaaatccagtttccttttttacagaatctctaaacattttttttctaaatcttgggcaactttaatgaatcttcaaaggaaattcttctaaatttccaatggaattttttttcgttttccaaaagaaattcttagacatttcagcagtttttttaaatttccaaaataaattattcggattatgccaaaatatttccgatagaaattcctaagattttccagtagaaaatcgaaaaaagttcatctgaagcaccaataatgaatttcccaaagaaattccgatgtttttacaagtgaaaataacgaaaaaattgtacttttgaatgaattccttaaaaaattaaaacaaaattttaaagattttctgatgtgaaaattccttaaaatttctaaatcatttcctgtgaagatttaaagcaatgtttagctgaacctacaaagaaatcaaaatgacttcccgaagaagaatgaattcccgatgaaattttggaagaatttatggtacaaattaaaaaaaaacaagaatctcgagaattctaaagatttgtttttatgaaaatccaaagaattttttgaagataacccatagactcttccgtggaaattataaataatgcctcgaataaaaaaattcatggaaaatttaaaaaatgtgatagaattcacaaaaagcgtaaaaaagtatttcgaaaaaatttcatttcaaaattccaaatttaaaaaaaaaatccaaaaacaaaaaacaaaaaaaataacggaaatatcaaagtgtttcatgtggcattggttgtttaatatctttcggaaattcagaagagtttttattgaaaaatttagaagtattcttcttcttctatggctccatattccaactggaagttggtgtGTGTGGTAATTGTACAACTATTAAATAATTACAGGCAGACTTCTTGAATGGGTTTATATTTCTATAACTTAGAATAACTGGGTACAGTCTATGGGAACGTCTTTACTTGACAGCCCGAATCTTAAAACTAACTCTATCGTAGCCTACTACCACATCTCCCTTTCTTTACGGGGATTTGTCCGTCGTAATTTGTGTGATATAGTCCTTTTGCCACGACGGTTTTGTTATACACCTAGATGGCCTGTGGACAGGGGATACTGTCATTAGAGTCGAAGCGATTGGAACGCGGCTTGGTCCAGGTGTTGTTGCTGGAGACACGATCAACGAAGATGATGCCATCGGGACCGGATCCATTGTTGATGGCAATATGGTATCGGATTTGTCCACCCTCTTCACATGAGCCAAGTTGCGCTCATGCCTGTTACCTGAAATTGGATCAATTACCTTGATACGATTACCTCTTCTCCCTGTTACAGTATATTCCACTGGATTGAAGGTTGTCGACAGTTTATGACTTGAGAGGAGGTTTTGTAGTAATACACAATCTCCTTCTTTGATTTCTGATGACCGAGCATGGCGTCTTCGATCTTCATAGATTTTTCCTTGGTGCTTCCTTACTGTGTCTCTGTCTTGCGCTTCTCCGTGTATGTTTGACATTGTTTCAATGTCgcttattgaaggaatttttgatcgAATAGTTTTTCCTTTCAGAAGTTCGGTTGGCGTCTTTCCCGTCGTACAATGTGGCGTGGTGTTGTACATCATGAGGTAATCGAGGAGATCGGTTTTCCAATCACGATTTAAAGCATGACTAATTTTGAGGCGCTTTAACAGCGAGCTATTCTGTCGCTCTACTTCACCGTTCGCCTGAGGCCAGTATGGTGCGGTGTGATTTAGCTGTATATTTCTGGCACGACAGTAATTGTCAAATTCAGAACTGATGAATTGCCTTCCGCTGTCCAACGTTAACGTTCGTGGATAGCCCAGCCGCACAAATATGGGTTCTATGTTCTTGATAGTATCCTCCGAGGTGATTTTACGCATGATACATACCTCTTTGTAACGACTGAAATAGTCCACAATCACTAGCAAGTAGTTgccagatggaagtgaacccaGGAAATCCATTGCGACATCGATCCATGGTTCATCGGGCATTTGTCGTCGGGTCATTGGCTCGGGAGCTGAGGGACGGCTGACTAAACGGCATCCTTCGCATTCTCTTACAGTTTTCCTTGCTTCTTTGTTCATGCCGGGCCACCATACTCTGTCCCGCAGTCGTGTGATCATTCCCGTTTCTCCAGGGTGTCCTTCGTGGGCTAATTGCAGCATCCTGGGCCGCAAACTGTGTGGGATTACTAACCTACATCCACGAATAATGTTATCTTCAAGCAGAGCCAAGTCTTTTTGAAATGGTATGGAATAATGGAATTCTCGACCCAGTAGGTATAGTTGAAACTTCTCGATACTCCACACGATTGCTAGTGCTTCCTTCTCTGTCTGACAATATCGCCGCTCTGTTGGTGATAGTGATTTGCTTGCGTAAGATATCACCACCGGCTCGTTTTCGAGGTCGTCGTTGAACTGCACTAGAACTGCGCCAAGACCCACCGGGGAGGCGTCTCAGGGTGTTGAAAGCCTTTGTATGTCTTGGCGTCCACTCAAACTCACTACTCGTCATCAATTGCCTAAGCTCAAATGTCTTTGTAGCCAGATCCGGGATGAATCGACCTACGTACCCGACAAGCCCCAAAAAACTCC comes from Armigeres subalbatus isolate Guangzhou_Male chromosome 2, GZ_Asu_2, whole genome shotgun sequence and encodes:
- the LOC134209629 gene encoding uncharacterized protein K02A2.6-like is translated as MRRANTAIRREYHMIPTLDDLLTRFAGRKWFSKLDIKDAYHQVELDESSRHITTFITHVGMFRYTRLMFGVCSAPEQFQRIVEQLLCDCPLAHNYQDDIILAAKTEEEHDQALKTVLSKLEEHNVVLNHKKCQFKVKETMFLGHNISREGVKANEVKIKAIQQFRPPKTAEEIRSFLGLVGYVGRFIPDLATKTFELRQLMTSILVQFNDDLENEPVVISYASKSLSPTERRYCQTEKEALAIVWSIEKFQLYLLGREFHYSIPFQKDLALLEDNIIRGCRLVIPHSLRPRMLQLAHEGHPGETGMITRLRDRVWWPGMNKEARKTVRECEGCRLVSRPSAPEPMTRRQMPDEPWIDVAMDFLGSLPSGNYLLVIVDYFSRYKEVCIMRKITSEDTIKNIEPIFVRLGYPRTLTLDSGRQFISSEFDNYCRARNIQLNHTAPYWPQANGEVERQNSSLLKRLKISHALNRDWKTDLLDYLMMYNTTPHCTTGKTPTELLKGKTIRSKIPSISDIETMSNIHGEAQDRDTVRKHQGKIYEDRRRHARSSEIKEGDCVLLQNLLSSHKLSTTFNPVEYTVTGRRGNRIKVIDPISGNRHERNLAHVKRVDKSDTILPSTMDPVPMASSSLIVSPATTPGPSRVPIASTLMTVSPVHRPSRCITKPSWQKDYITQITTDKSP